From the genome of Eucalyptus grandis isolate ANBG69807.140 chromosome 2, ASM1654582v1, whole genome shotgun sequence, one region includes:
- the LOC120290371 gene encoding NAC domain-containing protein 90-like, with translation MGELPLGYRFYPTEEELVSFYLRNQLEGLRQDMHRAVPVLDVYDIDPWQLPSLAGQLCHRDTEQWFFFAPRQEREARGGRPNRTTASGYWKATGSPGYVYSSDNKVIGVKKTMVFYRGKAPTGRKTKWKMNEYRAIQEEANTSNIAIPKLRHEFTLCRVYVISGSFRAFDRRPLEAAERSAGPSNRNLPDEAQARPNERRGPESGTQQPLWDWEQLNWS, from the exons ATGGGGGAGCTTCCGCTGGGCTACCGCTTCTACCCGACCGAGGAGGAGCTCGTCTCGTTCTACCTGCGCAACCAGCTCGAGGGGCTGAGGCAGGACATGCACCGCGCGGTGCCCGTCCTCGACGTCTACGACATCGACCCCTGGCAGCTCCCGA GTCTCGCGGGGCAGCTGTGCCACAGGGACACCGAGCAGTGGTTCTTCTTCGCGCCGAGGCAGGAGAGGGAGGCGCGGGGAGGGAGGCCGAACCGCACCACGGCCTCCGGGTACTGGAAGGCCACGGGGTCGCCGGGGTACGTGTACTCGTCGGATAACAAGGTGATCGGGGTGAAGAAGACCATGGTGTTCTACAGGGGGAAAGCGCCGACGGGGAGGAAAACGAAATGGAAGATGAACGAGTACAGGGCCATTCAAGAAGAGGCCAATACTTCAAACATTGCCATTCCTAAG CTGCGGCACGAATTCACCTTGTGCCGAGTGTACGTGATATCAGGAAGTTTCCGTGCATTCGATCGCCGCCCGCTCGAGGCGGCGGAAAGGTCTGCAGGGCCTAGTAACCGCAATTTGCCGGATGAAGCTCAGGCTCGACCCAACGAACGCCGGGGACCTGAGAGCGGAACACAGCAACCGCTGTGGGATTGGGAGCAACTGAATTGGTCATGA